In a genomic window of Parafrankia discariae:
- a CDS encoding SseB family protein, producing the protein MTDDANEETTRAGDALHRLAHDQDDTAALGALATSDVLVPDVSDPARDNGDARVVRLPVAEQPDGQQFVPTFTSERRLVDALPSVGRYRRVPLAALLRTWPAGDLMLAVDPGTEEGITLPAEGVRALAALAD; encoded by the coding sequence GTGACCGACGACGCCAACGAGGAGACCACCCGGGCGGGCGACGCCCTGCACCGGCTCGCGCACGACCAGGACGACACGGCCGCGCTGGGCGCGCTCGCCACCTCGGACGTCCTCGTTCCGGACGTCAGCGACCCGGCCAGGGACAACGGCGACGCCCGCGTGGTGCGACTGCCCGTCGCCGAGCAGCCCGACGGTCAGCAGTTCGTCCCCACCTTCACCTCGGAGCGGCGCCTCGTCGACGCGCTGCCGAGTGTCGGGCGCTACCGCCGGGTGCCACTGGCCGCGTTGCTGCGGACGTGGCCCGCCGGTGATCTCATGCTCGCCGTCGACCCCGGAACGGAGGAGGGGATCACCCTCCCCGCGGAGGGCGTCCGGGCGCTCGCCGCCCTCGCGGACTGA
- a CDS encoding DUF3501 family protein translates to MGSSTVAFTAADITTDHTAYSAQRVQARSRMIPIRAERRVRIGDILLFEFENAETLRHQVQEMVYTERLTTPGDVAHEVETYSRLLPSSHSLTATMFIELTQVETVREELARLSGVQRRVALEIGGVTVPAVEIPGVDEDPDQPSETVSVHMLRFPLTDGTRDAFRDPAVTAELVVDHPAYSDATPIVGAARRSLIADLALPS, encoded by the coding sequence ATGGGGTCCAGCACGGTGGCGTTCACCGCCGCCGACATCACCACCGACCACACCGCCTACTCCGCGCAGCGGGTCCAGGCCCGGTCGAGGATGATCCCGATCCGCGCCGAGCGGCGCGTCCGGATCGGCGACATCCTGCTCTTCGAGTTCGAGAACGCCGAGACGCTGCGCCACCAGGTGCAGGAGATGGTCTACACCGAGCGGCTCACCACTCCCGGGGACGTCGCCCACGAGGTCGAGACCTACTCCCGGCTGCTGCCGTCCAGCCACTCCCTGACGGCCACGATGTTCATCGAGCTCACCCAGGTCGAGACCGTGCGCGAGGAGCTGGCCCGCCTGTCCGGCGTCCAGCGTCGGGTGGCGCTGGAGATCGGCGGAGTGACCGTGCCCGCCGTCGAGATCCCGGGCGTGGACGAGGACCCCGACCAGCCCAGCGAGACGGTGTCGGTGCACATGCTCCGGTTCCCGCTCACCGACGGGACCAGGGACGCCTTCCGCGACCCGGCGGTCACCGCGGAACTGGTGGTCGATCATCCCGCGTACAGCGACGCGACCCCCATCGTCGGCGCCGCCCGCCGGAGCCTGATCGCGGATCTCGCGCTGCCGAGCTGA
- a CDS encoding rubrerythrin family protein, with protein MPKLDGTKTHENLKEAFAGESQANRRYLYFARRADIEGLTDAASLFRDTAEGETGHAFGHMDFLAEVGDPATGEPVGNTSKNLASAVAGETYEFTAMYPGFAKTAREEGFEEIAEWFSTLARAEKTHAGRFKKALDAVIAEETADA; from the coding sequence ATGCCGAAGCTTGACGGCACCAAGACCCACGAGAACCTCAAGGAGGCGTTCGCCGGCGAGAGCCAGGCCAACCGTCGCTACCTGTACTTCGCCCGCCGCGCGGACATCGAGGGCCTGACCGACGCGGCCTCCCTGTTCCGCGACACCGCGGAGGGCGAGACCGGCCACGCGTTCGGGCACATGGACTTCCTCGCCGAGGTCGGCGACCCGGCGACGGGCGAGCCGGTCGGCAACACGTCGAAGAACCTGGCCAGCGCGGTGGCCGGCGAGACCTACGAGTTCACCGCGATGTACCCGGGCTTCGCGAAGACCGCCCGCGAGGAGGGCTTCGAGGAGATCGCCGAGTGGTTCTCGACGCTGGCCCGCGCCGAGAAGACCCACGCCGGTCGGTTCAAGAAGGCCCTCGACGCGGTGATCGCCGAGGAGACCGCCGACGCCTGA
- a CDS encoding Fur family transcriptional regulator gives MAERTELRLTPQRTRVLEVLKAADDHPTAAEVYERVRLAAPGIGSATVYRALALLVETGHALELNLGDGAAARYDANTSRHDHAVCERCGRAADIDHPVPDGMVAEIARRSGFTITGYDLQFRGLCPECQTAGEGHRPVRR, from the coding sequence ATGGCGGAGCGGACCGAACTACGCCTGACCCCCCAGCGCACCCGTGTGCTGGAGGTGCTGAAGGCCGCCGATGATCATCCGACGGCGGCCGAGGTCTACGAGCGTGTGCGGCTCGCGGCCCCCGGGATCGGCAGCGCGACCGTCTACCGCGCCCTCGCGTTGCTCGTCGAGACCGGGCACGCCCTCGAGCTCAACCTCGGGGACGGCGCGGCAGCCAGGTACGACGCCAACACCAGCCGGCACGACCACGCCGTGTGCGAGCGGTGCGGCCGGGCCGCGGACATCGACCACCCCGTGCCGGACGGCATGGTGGCCGAGATCGCGCGCCGGTCCGGTTTCACGATCACCGGGTACGACCTGCAGTTCAGGGGCCTGTGCCCGGAGTGTCAGACCGCCGGCGAGGGTCATCGCCCGGTCCGGCGGTAG
- a CDS encoding response regulator transcription factor, whose protein sequence is MSTVLVYASKADVRERVLAALGRRPAPDLDELELVEVSDAETLIDAIDHSEADLCILDAEATPSGGMGLARQLKNEVADCPPMLLLVARRDDRWLATWSQADAVVGHPIDPGELTDAVVGLLRARAGGVAVRRPVVNTRQH, encoded by the coding sequence ATGAGCACCGTCCTCGTGTACGCGAGCAAGGCCGACGTCCGAGAGCGTGTCCTGGCCGCGCTCGGGCGCCGTCCCGCGCCCGACCTCGACGAGCTCGAGCTCGTCGAGGTCTCCGACGCGGAGACGCTGATCGACGCCATCGACCACAGCGAGGCGGACCTCTGCATCCTCGACGCCGAGGCCACCCCCTCCGGCGGCATGGGGCTGGCCCGCCAGCTCAAGAACGAGGTCGCCGACTGCCCGCCCATGCTGCTGCTCGTCGCCCGGCGCGACGACCGCTGGCTGGCCACCTGGTCGCAGGCGGACGCGGTGGTCGGCCACCCGATCGACCCGGGCGAGCTGACCGACGCGGTCGTCGGGCTGCTGCGCGCGCGGGCCGGCGGGGTCGCCGTCCGGCGCCCGGTGGTCAACACCCGGCAGCACTGA
- the trpD gene encoding anthranilate phosphoribosyltransferase, with protein MTSTASEPRATTTAASPAPTTVSSPGTPPGAPGGPRATAESWPELITDLISGQALAADRTAWAMEQIMGGLATPSQIAGFVVALRAKGETAEEISGLVRTMLGFAEPLALSDELRAAAVDTCGTGGDRSNTVNLSTMAAIVAAGAGATVVKHGNRAASSASGSADVLAELGVVIDLPPAGVEACLAAAGIAFCFAPVFHPAMRHVGTTRKELGVQTAFNILGPLANPGRPGAQTIGVADARLAPIVADVLAARGTRGLVFRGDDGLDELTTATTSTVWVISAPPASAEAGTDGTGTAARSRVRSERFDPRDLGLAQPDATALRGADTAYNASVARALLAGETGPVRDAVLLAAAAALVAVAGPTDAPLAEQLGAQFGRAAEAVDSGAAATALRRWAEASRIAATARG; from the coding sequence ATGACGAGCACCGCCTCGGAGCCGCGGGCGACGACGACCGCAGCCTCCCCCGCCCCGACGACCGTTTCCTCCCCGGGCACGCCGCCCGGCGCGCCCGGGGGGCCGCGGGCCACGGCCGAGAGCTGGCCGGAGCTGATCACCGACCTGATCTCCGGGCAGGCCCTGGCCGCCGACCGGACGGCGTGGGCCATGGAGCAGATCATGGGCGGGCTGGCGACGCCGTCCCAGATCGCCGGCTTCGTGGTCGCGCTGCGGGCCAAGGGCGAGACCGCCGAGGAGATCAGCGGGCTGGTCCGCACGATGCTCGGCTTCGCCGAGCCGCTCGCCCTCAGCGACGAGCTGCGCGCCGCCGCGGTCGACACCTGCGGAACCGGCGGCGACCGCTCCAACACGGTGAACCTGTCGACCATGGCCGCGATCGTGGCGGCCGGCGCCGGGGCCACCGTGGTCAAGCACGGCAACCGCGCGGCGTCGTCGGCCAGCGGGTCGGCCGACGTGCTGGCCGAGCTCGGCGTCGTCATCGACCTGCCGCCGGCCGGGGTGGAGGCGTGCCTGGCCGCCGCGGGGATCGCCTTCTGCTTCGCCCCGGTCTTCCACCCGGCGATGCGGCACGTCGGCACCACCCGCAAGGAGCTGGGGGTGCAGACCGCGTTCAACATCCTCGGCCCGCTGGCGAACCCGGGGCGGCCGGGCGCCCAGACGATCGGCGTGGCCGACGCGCGGCTGGCCCCGATCGTCGCCGACGTGCTCGCCGCGCGGGGAACCCGGGGCCTGGTGTTCCGCGGCGACGACGGCCTCGACGAGCTCACCACGGCCACCACGTCGACCGTGTGGGTCATCAGCGCGCCGCCGGCCTCGGCCGAGGCCGGCACGGACGGGACCGGCACGGCCGCCCGGTCACGGGTGCGTTCGGAGCGTTTCGACCCCCGTGACCTGGGCCTCGCGCAGCCGGACGCGACCGCGCTGCGCGGCGCGGACACGGCCTACAACGCGTCCGTGGCGCGGGCCCTGCTCGCCGGGGAGACCGGGCCCGTCCGCGACGCCGTGCTGCTCGCGGCCGCGGCCGCTCTGGTCGCCGTGGCCGGCCCCACCGACGCGCCGCTGGCCGAGCAGCTCGGGGCCCAGTTCGGCCGGGCCGCCGAAGCCGTCGACTCGGGTGCCGCCGCGACGGCGCTACGGCGCTGGGCCGAGGCCAGCCGGATCGCGGCCACCGCCCGGGGCTGA
- the ctaF gene encoding aa3-type cytochrome oxidase subunit IV, producing MKVEGLIFNFFGAFAGAVALVYWFWAKDPTGTAALTLCAGLGFLVGGYLTFTGRRIGMRAQDLPDAEVVDGVGELGHFTPGSYYPFFLAASAAVAAMGLAFGIWLTILGAVLTFTFAVCLVMENFWNPPLPED from the coding sequence ATGAAGGTAGAAGGCCTGATCTTCAACTTCTTCGGTGCGTTCGCGGGGGCGGTGGCTCTCGTCTACTGGTTCTGGGCGAAGGACCCGACCGGGACGGCCGCGCTCACGCTGTGCGCGGGGCTGGGCTTCCTCGTCGGGGGCTATCTGACCTTCACCGGCCGGCGGATCGGCATGCGTGCCCAGGACCTGCCGGACGCGGAGGTCGTCGACGGAGTCGGGGAGCTCGGGCACTTCACCCCGGGCAGCTACTACCCGTTCTTCCTCGCCGCGAGTGCCGCGGTGGCCGCGATGGGGCTCGCCTTCGGTATCTGGCTGACCATCCTCGGCGCGGTCCTGACGTTCACCTTCGCCGTCTGCCTGGTGATGGAGAACTTCTGGAACCCGCCGCTTCCCGAGGACTGA
- the ctaD gene encoding aa3-type cytochrome oxidase subunit I yields the protein MTLLHESPAGPAGHAHESADHEKPPIANLLGYLRTTSHKDIAIMYFLTSFAFFVIAGILAIFIRAELARPGLQYFSNDQYNQFFTMHGTLMLLMFATPLAFAFANYLVPLQIGSPDVAFPRLNALSYWLFLFGSLTVFAGFLSPGGAASFGWFAYAPLSNQLYSPGVGSDLWVLGLTVQGLGTILGAVNFITTILCLRAPGMTMFRMPIFCWNLLVTSILVLVAFPVLAAALLALAADRRFGAHIFDAENGGAMLWQHLFWFFGHPEVYIIALPFFGIISEIIPVFSRKPLFGYKGLVFATIGIGALSVAVWAHHMFVTGAVLLPFFAFLSFLIAVPTGIKFFNWIGTMWRGQISFEAPMLFAVGFLVTFLFGGLTGVLLASPPIDFHVSDSYFVVGHFHYVVAGLMFAAFAGVYFWFPKVTGRMLNEKLAKLHFWTLFLGFNATFLVFHWLGTQGMPRRFADYGPNDGFTTLNTVATAGSFLMGLSTLPLLYNLWYSYRKGPLAAVDDPWGYSNSLEWATSCPPPRHNFRSLPRIRSERPAFDLHYPAVAGRADYHATPELGQGAAR from the coding sequence GTGACCCTTCTGCACGAGTCGCCCGCCGGGCCGGCGGGGCACGCCCACGAGTCGGCGGACCACGAGAAGCCGCCGATCGCGAACCTGCTCGGCTACCTGAGGACGACGTCCCACAAGGACATCGCGATCATGTACTTCCTGACGTCGTTCGCGTTCTTCGTCATCGCCGGCATTCTCGCGATTTTCATCCGGGCCGAGCTGGCTCGTCCGGGTCTGCAGTACTTCTCGAACGACCAGTACAACCAGTTCTTCACCATGCACGGCACGCTGATGCTGCTGATGTTCGCGACGCCGCTGGCGTTCGCGTTCGCCAACTACCTCGTGCCGCTGCAGATCGGTTCGCCGGACGTCGCGTTCCCGCGGCTGAACGCCCTGTCGTACTGGCTGTTCCTGTTCGGCAGCCTCACCGTGTTCGCCGGGTTCCTGAGCCCGGGCGGTGCGGCCTCGTTCGGCTGGTTCGCCTACGCGCCGCTGAGCAACCAGCTCTACTCGCCCGGGGTCGGCTCCGACCTGTGGGTGCTCGGCCTGACGGTGCAGGGGCTCGGCACGATCCTCGGTGCCGTCAACTTCATCACCACGATCCTGTGCCTGCGCGCCCCCGGCATGACGATGTTCCGGATGCCGATCTTCTGCTGGAACCTGCTGGTCACCTCGATCCTGGTGCTGGTGGCGTTCCCGGTGCTGGCCGCCGCGCTGCTCGCGCTGGCGGCGGACCGAAGGTTCGGGGCCCACATCTTCGACGCCGAGAACGGCGGCGCGATGTTGTGGCAGCACCTGTTCTGGTTCTTCGGGCATCCCGAGGTCTACATCATCGCGCTGCCGTTCTTCGGGATCATCAGTGAGATCATCCCGGTGTTCTCCCGCAAGCCGCTGTTCGGCTACAAGGGCCTGGTGTTCGCCACCATCGGCATCGGGGCCCTGTCCGTCGCGGTGTGGGCGCACCACATGTTCGTCACCGGTGCGGTGCTGCTGCCCTTCTTCGCCTTCCTGTCGTTCCTGATCGCGGTGCCCACCGGCATCAAGTTCTTCAACTGGATCGGCACGATGTGGCGCGGGCAGATCAGCTTCGAGGCGCCGATGCTGTTCGCGGTCGGCTTCCTGGTGACGTTCCTGTTCGGTGGTCTCACCGGTGTGCTGCTGGCCAGCCCGCCGATCGACTTCCACGTCAGCGACAGCTACTTCGTGGTGGGCCACTTCCACTACGTCGTCGCCGGCCTGATGTTCGCGGCCTTCGCGGGTGTCTACTTCTGGTTCCCGAAGGTCACCGGCCGGATGCTGAACGAGAAGCTGGCGAAGCTGCACTTCTGGACGCTGTTCCTGGGCTTCAACGCCACCTTCCTGGTGTTCCACTGGCTGGGTACCCAGGGCATGCCCCGGCGGTTCGCGGACTACGGCCCGAACGACGGTTTCACCACCCTGAACACCGTCGCGACGGCGGGCTCGTTCCTGATGGGCCTGTCCACGCTGCCGCTGCTCTACAACCTGTGGTACTCGTACCGCAAGGGCCCGCTCGCCGCGGTCGACGACCCCTGGGGCTACTCCAACTCGCTGGAGTGGGCGACCTCCTGCCCGCCGCCCCGGCACAACTTCCGGTCGCTGCCGCGTATCCGCTCCGAGCGACCCGCGTTCGACCTGCACTACCCGGCGGTCGCCGGCAGGGCGGACTACCACGCCACACCGGAACTCGGTCAGGGAGCCGCGCGATGA